A section of the Pseudanabaena mucicola str. Chao 1806 genome encodes:
- a CDS encoding DUF2839 domain-containing protein codes for MGESKRRKEVLGENYGKSEPIASWIPFLTKGKADAFVKVSTQAAWYGIGITVAIWVTIRFIGPAFGWWHLAD; via the coding sequence ATGGGCGAGTCAAAGCGCCGCAAAGAAGTATTAGGTGAGAACTATGGCAAATCTGAGCCGATCGCTTCTTGGATACCCTTTTTAACTAAAGGTAAAGCCGATGCATTTGTAAAAGTTTCCACACAGGCTGCATGGTATGGCATTGGTATCACTGTAGCCATTTGGGTAACGATCCGCTTTATTGGTCCTGCCTTTGGCTGGTGGCACTTGGCTGATTAA
- a CDS encoding peroxiredoxin codes for MSVEVGQKAPDFTLPSDRGDITLSRYEGKANVVLAFYPGDFSPLCTSEMQCFADDWTKFREAGAEILGISTDPIDKHISFSKKLGLQFPLLSDRNQEVCRKYGVAGLFGSKRAYCIIDIHGIVRYKHIEFLPVFKREDSELLVVLRSLKS; via the coding sequence ATGTCTGTCGAAGTCGGTCAAAAAGCTCCAGATTTTACTTTGCCTAGCGATCGCGGTGACATTACTCTCAGCCGCTATGAAGGTAAAGCCAATGTTGTACTTGCCTTTTATCCAGGGGATTTTTCTCCACTCTGCACCAGTGAGATGCAATGCTTTGCCGATGATTGGACAAAGTTTCGTGAAGCTGGGGCAGAGATCCTTGGTATTAGTACCGACCCCATTGATAAGCATATTTCTTTTTCTAAAAAGTTAGGTTTGCAATTTCCCCTGCTCAGTGATCGTAATCAAGAAGTCTGTAGGAAATATGGAGTAGCTGGTTTATTTGGTAGTAAGCGTGCTTACTGCATTATTGATATTCACGGCATCGTGCGTTATAAACATATTGAATTTTTACCCGTCTTCAAGCGTGAAGATTCGGAACTCTTAGTTGTCTTGAGAAGCCTAAAATCCTAA
- a CDS encoding (2Fe-2S) ferredoxin domain-containing protein produces MNVDINPEEVITDLDVIKQQLATRAANLAIPQIEKHLFICADQTKPLCCQKELSLQAWDYLKRRIKELDLEAKIFRTKANCLRVCDRGPILLVYPDGVWYHSATPEVLERILQEHIIKGKVVTDYAFMEHSPIC; encoded by the coding sequence ATGAATGTAGATATTAATCCAGAAGAAGTAATTACAGATTTAGATGTTATCAAACAGCAACTCGCTACCCGTGCAGCTAATTTAGCAATTCCTCAAATCGAAAAGCATTTATTTATCTGTGCAGACCAAACTAAGCCACTCTGCTGTCAAAAAGAATTAAGTTTACAAGCATGGGACTATCTCAAACGCCGCATTAAAGAACTTGACCTCGAAGCCAAAATTTTTCGGACTAAAGCTAATTGTTTACGAGTATGCGATCGCGGACCCATTTTATTAGTTTATCCCGATGGTGTTTGGTATCATTCTGCAACCCCAGAGGTTTTAGAACGGATATTGCAAGAGCATATTATTAAAGGCAAAGTTGTCACTGACTATGCCTTTATGGAACATTCACCCATCTGTTGA
- a CDS encoding type II toxin-antitoxin system VapC family toxin, with protein sequence MSEMVILDTHIWIWYINENFDQIPAQWLEEIRQADIVGVSAISCYEIALAYSKGRLAIHIPVQDWLADSLAPAGIELFPLTPEITVRAVNLSPIHKDPFDRLIIATALEYDAKIASVDSLFSRYPELTNHLM encoded by the coding sequence ATGTCTGAAATGGTAATTCTCGATACCCACATCTGGATTTGGTATATCAACGAAAACTTCGATCAAATTCCCGCACAGTGGTTAGAAGAAATTCGGCAAGCAGACATAGTTGGAGTATCAGCAATATCTTGCTACGAAATCGCCCTAGCCTATAGCAAAGGGCGGCTAGCAATACATATCCCCGTTCAAGATTGGCTTGCTGATTCACTAGCCCCCGCAGGAATTGAATTATTTCCACTAACTCCCGAAATTACAGTCAGAGCCGTAAACCTCTCTCCTATTCACAAAGATCCCTTTGATCGCCTAATCATCGCCACTGCTTTAGAATACGACGCAAAAATCGCCAGTGTTGACAGTTTATTTTCCAGATATCCAGAACTTACGAATCATCTCATGTAA
- a CDS encoding ATP-binding protein, which translates to MNTEKPAKNSRTAKAKVDNAEVATTVTTSVSTLLREHAENQFAEELAELAKIDTKQRPPNWKLSPWAVSTYLLGGKLDNGFEVSPKYIGNKRIIEIAIATLTTDRALLLFGVPGTAKSWVSEHLAAAISGDSTLLIQGTAGTSEEAIRYGWNYARLLADGPSMAALVASPMMRAMADGKIARVEELTRIPSDVQDTLITILSEKTLPIPELNSEVQSTRGFNVIATANNRDRGVNELSSALKRRFNTVILPVPDSADEEVEIVQRRVESLGRALELPAEPPALEEVRRIVTIFRELRNGVTSDGKTKLKSPSGTLSTAEAISVVNSGLALAAHFGDGYLRAGDVASSLIGAVVKDPVQDQLVWKEYLETVVKERDNWKDLYRACREVD; encoded by the coding sequence ATGAATACGGAAAAACCAGCCAAAAACTCTAGAACTGCCAAGGCAAAAGTAGACAATGCCGAAGTAGCTACAACAGTAACTACATCAGTATCAACCCTACTGCGCGAACATGCCGAAAATCAATTTGCGGAAGAGTTAGCAGAACTAGCCAAGATCGATACAAAACAACGTCCTCCCAATTGGAAGTTATCGCCTTGGGCAGTGTCTACCTATCTCCTCGGTGGCAAGCTAGATAACGGCTTTGAGGTTTCTCCGAAATATATTGGCAACAAACGTATCATTGAAATTGCGATCGCTACCCTCACCACCGATCGCGCCCTGCTCCTCTTTGGAGTTCCAGGGACAGCCAAATCATGGGTGTCCGAACATTTAGCCGCCGCTATTTCTGGGGATTCCACTTTGTTGATTCAAGGCACAGCAGGAACTAGCGAAGAAGCAATTCGCTATGGCTGGAACTATGCCAGATTGCTAGCCGATGGTCCCTCGATGGCGGCGCTAGTAGCAAGTCCGATGATGCGAGCAATGGCAGATGGCAAAATCGCCAGAGTAGAAGAATTAACCCGCATTCCTTCCGATGTGCAAGATACTTTGATTACGATTCTTTCAGAAAAGACTTTACCGATTCCTGAACTGAATTCGGAAGTGCAGTCTACAAGGGGATTTAACGTGATTGCCACAGCAAATAATCGTGATCGCGGCGTGAATGAGCTATCCAGTGCGCTAAAGCGGCGCTTTAATACCGTGATTTTGCCAGTACCCGATAGTGCTGATGAAGAAGTAGAGATTGTTCAGCGTCGCGTAGAAAGCCTCGGTCGCGCCCTCGAATTACCCGCCGAGCCTCCTGCCCTCGAAGAAGTACGCCGCATTGTCACCATTTTCCGCGAACTGCGAAATGGTGTGACCAGTGATGGCAAAACCAAGCTCAAATCCCCCAGTGGCACACTCAGCACCGCCGAAGCAATTTCAGTGGTGAATAGCGGTTTAGCGCTGGCGGCTCACTTTGGGGATGGCTATTTACGGGCTGGGGATGTTGCATCTAGTCTGATCGGTGCAGTGGTCAAAGATCCCGTACAGGATCAGCTTGTTTGGAAAGAATATTTAGAAACGGTGGTGAAGGAACGGGATAACTGGAAAGATTTATATCGTGCTTGTCGGGAGGTTGATTAA
- the ispD gene encoding 2-C-methyl-D-erythritol 4-phosphate cytidylyltransferase, with protein sequence MTCHLLIPAAGSGKRMGADRNKLLLPLLDKPILEWTLKAAIASQSISWIGVMAQPHDYPEFQKIFNRLNTTKPIRLIQGGDTRQASVFNGLKSLPADSDRVLIHDGARCLATPELFDRCDESLQTMQGFIAAVPVKDTIKIVDGQTIVDTPNRDHLWAAQTPQGFQVDLLKNAHLTAVDLGWEVTDDAALFEKVGLAVQIVMGEETNLKVTTPQDLAIAEFILKQRQS encoded by the coding sequence ATGACCTGTCATTTATTAATTCCTGCGGCGGGGAGTGGCAAACGCATGGGAGCCGATCGCAACAAATTGCTATTGCCCCTACTCGACAAGCCGATTTTAGAATGGACTCTCAAAGCAGCGATCGCATCTCAGTCGATCTCTTGGATTGGTGTGATGGCGCAACCTCATGACTATCCTGAGTTTCAAAAGATATTTAACAGACTCAATACCACTAAACCGATTCGACTCATCCAAGGGGGAGATACGCGCCAAGCTTCCGTATTTAATGGATTGAAGTCATTGCCTGCCGATAGCGATCGCGTCTTAATTCATGATGGAGCGAGATGTCTAGCAACGCCTGAACTGTTTGATCGCTGTGATGAGTCTTTACAGACGATGCAGGGATTTATCGCTGCTGTACCAGTTAAGGACACGATTAAAATCGTTGATGGTCAAACCATTGTCGATACTCCCAATCGCGATCATCTCTGGGCAGCCCAAACTCCTCAGGGTTTTCAAGTGGATTTACTCAAAAATGCCCATCTGACAGCCGTTGATCTAGGTTGGGAAGTCACTGATGATGCGGCACTATTTGAGAAGGTTGGTTTAGCAGTGCAAATTGTAATGGGTGAAGAAACCAATCTCAAGGTTACAACCCCTCAAGATTTAGCGATCGCTGAATTTATCTTAAAACAGCGCCAATCATAA
- the folE gene encoding GTP cyclohydrolase I, with translation MTISISRPITNNSENDSKSAKVLEPLPTRKAISQIIRDRIIAAGDPYFANDSIAHHISDLEREELKKEIESKLQGVFDSLIIDTANDHNTQETAKRVAKMYVDEVFKGRYHPMPKVTDFPNAKELDEIYTLGPITVRSACSHHFVPIVGQAWIGILPSDRVIGISKFNRIVDWVMSRPHIQEEAAIMVADTIERLIKPKGLAFVIKAQHMCMTWRGVKEPETQMVNSIVRGSFRNDPHMKKEFFDLIRAHGFGN, from the coding sequence ATGACGATCAGTATCTCCCGCCCCATTACCAACAATTCTGAGAACGATTCCAAAAGCGCAAAAGTCCTCGAACCTCTACCTACCAGAAAAGCTATTTCGCAAATTATTCGCGATCGAATCATAGCGGCTGGAGATCCTTACTTTGCTAACGACTCGATCGCCCATCACATCAGTGATCTTGAGCGAGAAGAGTTAAAAAAGGAAATCGAATCAAAGTTACAAGGCGTTTTCGATTCTCTAATTATTGATACTGCAAACGATCACAATACCCAAGAGACCGCTAAAAGAGTAGCGAAGATGTATGTGGATGAAGTCTTTAAAGGACGCTATCACCCCATGCCTAAGGTTACTGACTTCCCCAATGCTAAAGAGCTTGACGAAATCTATACCCTCGGTCCAATTACTGTCCGTTCTGCATGCTCACACCACTTTGTCCCCATCGTCGGACAGGCTTGGATCGGTATTTTACCTAGCGATCGTGTGATTGGTATTTCTAAATTTAATCGGATTGTTGATTGGGTAATGAGCCGTCCTCATATCCAAGAAGAGGCAGCAATAATGGTTGCCGATACTATTGAAAGATTGATTAAGCCTAAGGGACTAGCCTTTGTGATCAAGGCTCAGCATATGTGCATGACATGGCGTGGAGTCAAGGAACCAGAAACCCAAATGGTCAACTCAATTGTGCGTGGCTCGTTCCGCAATGACCCACATATGAAAAAAGAATTTTTCGATCTCATCCGCGCCCATGGCTTTGGCAATTAG
- a CDS encoding thylakoid membrane photosystem I accumulation factor: MKNWMKKSFYVGLCVAIASCISLSILLGTVFGNAQPVQAKLTDDSYDGNIFALYGGNGSIVPPRITLDKSLQLGRPAMVVFYVDDSADCKRFSPILNLAQGFYGKSLSLIAIPVDSFDLQKQSYSPNEEAYYYRGTVPQTVLIGGDGKVSFDREGVFGFEELDSAIRNLLDLPDAPPELKFRKTDKVINELNP; this comes from the coding sequence ATGAAAAATTGGATGAAGAAATCTTTTTATGTAGGACTTTGCGTAGCGATCGCGAGTTGTATAAGTCTCAGCATATTATTAGGAACAGTATTTGGTAATGCTCAACCTGTCCAAGCGAAACTCACAGATGATTCCTACGATGGCAATATATTTGCACTTTATGGTGGTAATGGTTCCATAGTACCGCCTCGGATCACCTTAGACAAATCACTTCAGCTAGGTCGCCCTGCCATGGTCGTGTTTTATGTTGATGATAGTGCTGATTGCAAACGGTTTTCTCCAATCCTGAACCTTGCTCAAGGATTTTATGGTAAAAGCTTGAGCTTAATTGCAATTCCTGTGGATAGCTTTGACTTGCAGAAGCAGAGCTATAGCCCCAATGAAGAGGCTTATTACTATAGAGGCACAGTTCCACAAACAGTTTTAATAGGTGGTGATGGCAAGGTAAGTTTTGACCGCGAAGGTGTTTTCGGATTTGAAGAGTTAGATTCGGCAATTCGTAATTTGCTGGATTTACCTGATGCTCCTCCTGAACTAAAATTCCGTAAAACTGACAAAGTGATCAACGAGCTAAATCCCTAA
- a CDS encoding SDR family oxidoreductase — MLDTVSVNLAGKLTGKRAIVTGASSGIGKEVALRLIQAGAQVALVSRNPDHILSELPAEANAKGFAVDLSDITKVSSQIKAIITDLGGIDILINNAGRAYIGELIDTPLSEWQKIFDLNITSVFQCLQAVLPTMRSQKSGTIINVASIAAKQGFPNWGAYCASKFALLGLTQSVAAEEQPHGIKVMSICPGSVNTALWDTLGNKVPPSFNRAAMLTPATVAESIMTLVNLPADAMINDLVLMPNAGIF; from the coding sequence ATGTTAGATACAGTATCAGTTAACTTAGCAGGAAAACTAACAGGTAAGCGAGCGATCGTAACTGGAGCCAGCAGTGGCATTGGCAAAGAGGTCGCGCTACGACTGATCCAAGCAGGCGCACAGGTAGCTTTAGTTAGCCGCAATCCTGATCACATTTTAAGTGAATTACCCGCAGAAGCTAATGCTAAAGGGTTTGCCGTTGATCTAAGTGATATCACCAAAGTATCATCACAGATCAAAGCAATCATCACTGATCTGGGGGGTATTGATATTTTGATTAACAATGCAGGCAGGGCATATATTGGCGAACTGATTGATACGCCCCTTTCTGAATGGCAAAAAATATTTGATTTAAATATCACCAGTGTCTTTCAATGCTTACAGGCAGTCTTACCCACCATGCGATCGCAAAAAAGCGGCACTATCATTAATGTTGCTTCTATTGCCGCAAAACAAGGCTTTCCTAATTGGGGAGCCTATTGTGCTAGTAAGTTTGCGCTCTTGGGCTTAACACAGTCAGTTGCTGCCGAAGAGCAACCCCATGGCATCAAAGTCATGTCCATTTGCCCTGGTTCCGTAAACACTGCACTATGGGATACTCTCGGCAATAAAGTCCCCCCCAGCTTTAATCGTGCTGCTATGCTCACTCCAGCCACAGTCGCCGAATCAATTATGACTTTGGTAAATCTCCCAGCAGATGCAATGATCAATGATCTTGTACTAATGCCTAACGCAGGTATTTTCTAA
- a CDS encoding helicase HerA domain-containing protein — MSFLIATRVDPKSSIDYTKEDSSIILLRVMDAAPLPNAFEAERVRVETAQKASGEDMHWDSQELMDSHTNNLLSFAGVKCRVIGTFFLDKGSKEDSDSLVLRFGSDLSNYYPNKGLKVYKPNDKALSLIVNYRDPDRKDLKTDKSVVIGNIRYASTNRSFQGVSNVEVKILPADLLSQKTALFGMTRTGKSNTTKIILQSVFNLRFEDNPLRVGQIVFDPNGEYANENIQDANQHKNPSAIKNIWQSHPKGNQEDVVVYGILPHPNDPKGFERKLMLLNFFEDDNLQIGKEIIDSSLASDGSKYIQNFRQIRFEKPDPSDKSATVRYERRVLVYRALIAKAGFTPSVTIAPKMNNSLGNSLFNSRLLESMEESGDENPNYISAASTLKKTKVTWKELANAFEYLRDFMTTKSYKEFETWYITERPKASGDSWADEDLKKILEMFAYPNGTRQIGKVCNQHTNSTNVDYASEIYEHLRDGKLVIIDQSSGDPEINQSSADRIMWQIFSSQQNIFREGAMNIPDILIYAEEAHNLLPAGSDMDLKNIWVRTAKEGAKYNIGMVYTTQEVSSIQKNILKNTANWLIGHLNNTDETRELKKYYDFEDFEHSIRRAQDKGFLRVKTLSNLFVVPVQVKKFEV, encoded by the coding sequence TTGAGTTTTTTAATTGCTACTCGTGTCGATCCTAAAAGCTCAATTGATTATACAAAAGAGGACTCATCGATTATCTTATTGCGCGTTATGGATGCTGCCCCTCTTCCTAATGCTTTTGAAGCTGAGCGCGTTAGAGTAGAGACGGCACAAAAAGCCAGTGGCGAAGATATGCATTGGGATAGCCAAGAATTGATGGATTCCCATACCAATAATCTTCTTTCTTTTGCTGGAGTCAAATGTAGGGTTATTGGGACTTTTTTCCTTGATAAAGGCTCTAAAGAAGACTCTGATTCTCTTGTTTTGCGCTTTGGTAGTGATTTATCAAACTACTACCCCAACAAGGGTTTAAAGGTATATAAACCAAATGACAAAGCTCTGTCACTTATCGTCAACTATCGAGATCCAGATCGTAAGGATTTGAAAACAGATAAGTCTGTTGTGATCGGTAATATTCGCTATGCTTCAACTAATCGCTCTTTTCAGGGTGTATCTAATGTTGAGGTAAAAATTCTTCCTGCGGATTTGCTTAGTCAAAAAACAGCACTTTTTGGCATGACTAGAACAGGAAAATCTAATACTACAAAGATAATTCTTCAATCTGTATTCAATCTCCGCTTTGAAGATAACCCTTTAAGAGTTGGGCAGATTGTTTTTGATCCAAATGGTGAATATGCTAATGAGAACATTCAAGATGCTAATCAACATAAGAATCCGTCAGCTATAAAAAATATTTGGCAATCTCATCCCAAAGGTAATCAAGAAGATGTTGTAGTCTATGGCATTTTACCCCATCCAAACGATCCAAAGGGTTTTGAACGCAAGCTTATGCTTTTAAACTTTTTTGAAGATGATAATCTACAGATTGGGAAAGAAATAATTGATTCATCACTTGCTTCTGATGGTTCTAAGTACATTCAGAACTTTAGACAGATCAGATTCGAGAAACCAGACCCATCTGACAAGTCTGCTACTGTCCGCTATGAAAGACGTGTCTTAGTGTATCGAGCTTTAATTGCTAAAGCAGGGTTTACACCATCGGTAACAATTGCGCCAAAGATGAATAATTCTTTGGGGAATAGTTTGTTTAATTCACGTCTATTAGAGAGCATGGAAGAATCTGGTGATGAAAATCCAAACTATATTTCTGCTGCCTCTACTTTAAAGAAGACAAAGGTGACATGGAAAGAACTTGCAAATGCCTTTGAATATCTTAGAGACTTTATGACAACTAAAAGTTACAAAGAGTTTGAGACTTGGTATATTACTGAGCGTCCTAAAGCTTCTGGTGATTCTTGGGCAGACGAAGATTTGAAAAAAATTTTAGAAATGTTTGCCTATCCAAATGGTACAAGGCAGATTGGGAAAGTCTGTAATCAACATACAAACAGTACAAACGTTGATTATGCTTCAGAGATATATGAGCATTTACGGGATGGAAAACTTGTAATCATTGATCAGTCGAGTGGAGATCCAGAAATTAATCAATCTTCTGCCGATAGAATTATGTGGCAGATTTTTAGCTCACAACAAAATATATTTCGAGAGGGAGCGATGAATATCCCTGATATTTTGATTTACGCTGAAGAAGCCCATAACCTCTTGCCAGCAGGTTCAGATATGGATTTAAAAAATATATGGGTTCGCACAGCGAAAGAAGGAGCAAAATATAATATTGGTATGGTCTACACTACACAAGAGGTAAGCAGCATCCAAAAAAATATCTTGAAAAACACTGCTAACTGGCTAATTGGACATTTAAACAACACTGATGAGACAAGAGAACTCAAAAAATACTATGACTTTGAAGACTTTGAGCATTCAATTCGTCGCGCTCAAGACAAAGGATTTTTGAGAGTCAAAACTCTGAGTAACCTTTTTGTTGTTCCAGTTCAAGTTAAAAAGTTTGAGGTTTAG
- a CDS encoding DUF5682 family protein has product MKSDRQDSSSTSSKNNTDKVHIFGIRHHGAGSSRSLCQALEQLQPDAILIEAPPDAQALLPFVIREEMQPPVAILIYASDRPENSVYYPFAIFSPEWQAIRYGLERNIPIKFMDLPQAHRLAMKEKEETEVNSESETSSLEENEPDSESNSEPSPEVAPQVIPESDLRLYRQDPLGWLAEVAGFSDGERWWEYMVEHRRDSHELFAAILEAMTALREELDAAEDFSESPADRLLEQQREAHMRQTIRAALTEGKERIAVVCGAWHAPALVNLPPAKNDAAILKGLPKVKVEATWIPWTYGRLAIASGYGAGVVSPGWYDHLWHNFQYSSSQVAIRWITRVARLLRTKDIDASSASVIEAVRLAEALSAMRDRPLAGLPELNEAIQSVLCFGDPLPMQFIHQELIVGDRMGRVPDDTPMVPLQQDLIRQQKRLRLKPDTKTLELDLRKANDLERSHLLYRLALLNIPWGRTQYSSSKGTFKEPWQLQWEPEFAVRLVEAGVWGQTLIEAATAFTRNQANEAKDLPTLTKLVDKVLLANLGDAASYLMVRLQAEAAIAADISHLMQAVPPLANLLRYGNVRQIDTNIVAQVMDGLITRICVGLPVACASLNDEAAAAMYELAIAVNRAILLLQNSEYAEAWHGVLSQLTDQSGLHGLLAGCCCRLLLDAGIFTANDVETRMGLFLSLANEPSQSAAWVEGLLKGSGLVLLHDDRLWQVLDNWVTKLATDTFDLVLPLLRRTFATFPAPERRQMGERVKRNQSSQIATGNNSNFSNLDIARAEAILPAIAQLLGIKLD; this is encoded by the coding sequence TTGAAGAGCGATCGCCAAGACTCTAGTTCTACTAGCTCTAAAAATAATACCGATAAAGTCCATATTTTCGGCATTCGCCATCATGGAGCAGGTTCGTCTCGGAGTTTATGCCAAGCCCTCGAACAATTGCAACCCGATGCGATTCTGATTGAAGCGCCACCTGATGCTCAAGCCCTACTGCCCTTCGTGATCAGAGAGGAAATGCAGCCGCCTGTTGCCATTCTCATCTATGCCAGCGATCGCCCCGAAAATTCCGTCTATTACCCCTTTGCCATCTTCTCTCCCGAATGGCAAGCGATTCGCTATGGGTTAGAGCGTAATATTCCCATCAAGTTTATGGATTTGCCACAAGCCCATCGTTTGGCGATGAAAGAGAAAGAAGAAACCGAGGTTAATTCAGAATCAGAAACAAGTTCTCTAGAAGAGAATGAGCCAGATTCTGAATCCAATTCCGAACCATCTCCTGAAGTAGCACCCCAAGTAATTCCTGAATCTGATTTAAGACTTTATCGCCAAGATCCACTTGGTTGGCTAGCGGAAGTGGCAGGCTTCAGTGATGGTGAGCGCTGGTGGGAATATATGGTGGAACATCGGCGCGATAGTCATGAATTGTTTGCGGCAATTCTAGAAGCGATGACGGCTTTAAGAGAAGAATTAGATGCTGCCGAAGATTTTTCAGAAAGTCCCGCCGATCGCCTACTCGAACAACAGCGTGAGGCGCATATGCGGCAAACCATCCGTGCTGCTCTCACAGAAGGCAAAGAACGCATCGCCGTTGTCTGCGGTGCTTGGCACGCCCCTGCTCTCGTAAATTTACCACCTGCCAAAAATGATGCTGCCATTCTGAAGGGATTACCCAAAGTCAAAGTTGAAGCAACTTGGATTCCTTGGACTTATGGAAGATTAGCGATCGCTAGTGGTTATGGTGCTGGCGTAGTTTCCCCAGGATGGTATGACCATCTCTGGCATAACTTCCAATACAGTTCCAGTCAAGTCGCAATTCGCTGGATTACTCGCGTCGCCCGACTCTTACGCACCAAAGATATTGATGCTTCTTCCGCAAGCGTGATCGAAGCAGTGCGCCTCGCAGAAGCGTTATCGGCAATGCGCGATCGCCCCTTAGCAGGATTGCCCGAACTCAATGAAGCCATTCAATCGGTGCTGTGTTTTGGCGATCCCTTACCGATGCAGTTCATTCATCAGGAATTGATTGTGGGCGATCGCATGGGTCGAGTCCCCGACGATACGCCGATGGTTCCGTTGCAACAGGACTTAATCCGACAGCAAAAGCGACTCCGCCTCAAGCCCGACACCAAAACCCTAGAACTAGATCTGCGTAAGGCAAATGATTTAGAGCGATCGCATTTACTCTATCGCTTAGCCTTGCTCAATATCCCTTGGGGTAGAACCCAGTACAGCAGTAGCAAAGGAACCTTTAAAGAACCTTGGCAGTTGCAATGGGAACCAGAATTTGCGGTCAGACTGGTAGAAGCAGGTGTATGGGGACAAACGCTGATCGAAGCGGCGACGGCTTTTACCCGCAATCAAGCCAACGAAGCCAAAGATTTACCGACCCTCACCAAACTGGTAGATAAAGTTCTGCTAGCGAATCTTGGTGATGCAGCTAGTTACTTAATGGTACGTCTCCAAGCAGAAGCGGCGATCGCTGCCGATATCTCTCACCTGATGCAAGCCGTACCACCTCTCGCCAACCTCCTCCGCTATGGCAATGTCCGCCAAATCGACACCAATATTGTTGCCCAAGTGATGGATGGCTTAATTACCCGCATTTGTGTGGGTCTGCCCGTTGCTTGCGCTTCCCTCAACGATGAAGCGGCGGCGGCGATGTACGAATTAGCGATCGCTGTTAATCGGGCAATTCTGCTCTTACAAAATTCTGAATATGCGGAAGCATGGCATGGCGTACTTTCTCAACTCACCGATCAATCGGGACTGCATGGACTGCTAGCGGGTTGCTGTTGTCGCTTACTTCTCGATGCAGGTATATTTACTGCCAACGATGTGGAAACACGCATGGGGCTATTTCTATCCCTTGCCAATGAACCCAGCCAATCTGCCGCATGGGTGGAAGGATTACTCAAGGGTAGTGGTTTAGTCTTGCTCCATGATGATCGCCTCTGGCAAGTTCTCGATAATTGGGTCACAAAACTGGCAACGGATACCTTTGATTTAGTTTTGCCCTTACTCCGCCGCACCTTCGCCACTTTCCCCGCCCCCGAACGCCGCCAAATGGGAGAACGAGTCAAACGCAATCAATCTTCTCAAATTGCTACAGGCAATAATTCTAATTTCTCTAATCTCGATATCGCAAGAGCCGAAGCAATTTTACCTGCGATCGCTCAATTGCTAGGCATTAAACTAGACTAA